ATCTGCAGCTTGCACGATTTCGTAGGCCTTCGAGAATACTTCTTCTGCTTCGACACTCCCTTTTTCAGACAACAGTTTTCCAGCACTCATAGCAAGAGGTATTAGAAGCAGGAAAGCTCCGAAATGTGTATTTCCTCCCCTTTGCCAGCGGTTGCTTTCAGCGACTGCCATATCAAGCAGTTTCCCCACACTATATCGGCTAAATGCAGCATCATGCATTACAGGATAAGCGGATATTGCGGAAGCGATGAAGTGTTCATATCTGGTATCGTCAAAATCATGTGTTCTGTCAATATTGCCGGGTTTTGGTGTTGCTGAAACTTCCAGTGCCATTGCAAGCTGGCAGCATCGAGCTATGTATGATGCAACATTTTCCTGCCCCTGGGGAAGTGCAATCTCCATGAAAACCCTTCAACTCACTTGTTCTTGCTATTTTCCAGTATGTAATCTGCCATCTCTTTTTTCAGCCTCATGTATTCCGCAGGGGACATATCGAGCACGTCCAGTACTCCATCCCTCAGGAAACATGGCTTTGAGATTTTACAACACCATGCAAGACTGCCGAAACATGTGCTGTCTCCGAATTCCAGAGGTGTACCTTTCACGAATTCCATCTTCAGATCGGCAAATTCTTTCGGGCTGAATCCCAGTTTCTTAATTTTTGAATGAATGGCACATGGCTTGACCGGCAGGCAACAGAATGTAAGGCCCCGCAGGTCACCTTCTCCGCGACAAACATGCTTCGGGGCATTGTACCATCCGATTCCTCTTTGGTATTGGCTTACCAGTTCTACCATTGTAGGTACAACATCCGGGTTAGCAACAACTGCCCTTGCCATGGAAACCATGTCTGCTCCCCTTGAGAACATTTCCTTTGCGTCGGAAAAATCCTGAATTGAGTTGTTTCCTATGAGCAAAAGGCGGGTAACGTCCCTGATTTTCCTTATAGCGTTGAGATCTGCTCCTGCACCGGTTTTCATCGCATCGACGTGGAGTATGTCAGCACCAGCATCCTCGATTGCTTTTGCCAGTTCCTCATCATCCACAACGTTTGTGCGGATTTTCACCGAAAGGACAACGCCGGTTTCCTTGATCAGGCGAATCCATTCCTCAAGACGTGGAAGGTCTTCCATCAGTGCTTCCCCTGCACCGATTTCGATCATTTCCTCCTGTCTGCAATGAGCATCAAGTTCCAGAATTCCGCCTGCTTCCCTTATGATGTTTGCTGCTTCAATCAAAGGTTCTATCGATGTAGTTCTCAGGTTGAATGCAGCAACACCGGATATCTCGGTATTTTCAATTTCACTTCTCAGGAATTCAAGCGGTTCATCGGATACAAATTCCTCTCTTCCTCTTGATTTAATTTTTTTCGCTGCTTCATTGGTTGCAGCATCTAAATTGTATCCGCCAAGTACAACAAGACCGGCATTTTTTCCATAGCTGTTTGCAAATGAGCTATCAGTTTTACCTGCCATGGACGCAATAGCAATAGGGTTATTAAAAGAAATGTAACCGCTCTTTATGTCAAATAATTCGTCAGTCACGATAAAATCCTCTGGAATATTTAGTAATGAGACATGTAGAGGATGCAACGCCCTTTATTTAACTTTTGTCAGGTGCGTAAGAAAAAGAACAAATGAAAGGATCAGTTAAGGTCGACCCTTTCTCCGGTATGCATGTAAATTATACTTTCACAGATATTGCAGCTGTGGTCAGCAATCCTCTCAAGATACCTGATAACAAACATTAGATCTGTAGCATTTTGTATAATTGCAGAATTTGAAATCATCATTCTTACAAGGGTTTCCCAGCCTTTGTAGAACTTCTGGTCAACAAGATCGTCACTTTCTGCAGTCTTTCTGGCAAGCTCAACATTCCCTTCCTCATAGGCTTTGATGGTGTTTGCCACCATTTCCCTGCAGAGGGTGAATATATTATCGAGATCAGAGTAGGTGAATACAATTTCATCGTCCATCCTTCTAACAATTTGGGCAATATCCACCGCCATGTCGCTCATGCGTTCAAGATCAATTGAGATTTTATATGAGGTTATTATCAGCCGTAGATCCTTTGCCATTGGCTGTTGGAGGGCCAGCAAATCAGCACTTCTCTTCTCAATCTTGTACTCATAATTGTCGACAACCTCGTCTGCCATGACGATCTCACCGGCAAGCTCCTTGTCGACATTCTTGAGAGCGGTCTGTGCATCGTCAATCATCTGCATTGACAGATGCCCCATCTCAATAACATTCTGTTTCAAATGCTTAAGATCGGTAAGATATTTCTCACGTACCATTAAATCACCCGAATCTCCCTGTGATATAATCCTCTGTACTCTTCTCCTGTGGGTTTTCAAATATGTGCTTTGTCTTCCCGAATTCGATGAGTTCTCCCAGGAGGAAATAAGCTGTGTGGTCGGAAATCCTCGCAGCTTGCTGCATGTTATGTGTTACAATAACAATGGTGTAATCCTTTTTAAGTTCAAGGATTAGATCTTCTATTTTGTTTGTTGAAATGGGGTCAAGAGCACTACACGGCTCGTCAAAAAGAATAATCTCGGGTTTGACTGCCATTGTCCTGGCAATGCACAATCTCTGTTGCTGTCCGCCGCTCAAGTCAAGCGCAGAGGTATCCAGCCTGTCAGAAACTTCTTCCCAGAGAGCTGCCCCTTTGAGGGTTTCTTCAACAATAGGGCCGATATTATTTTTCTTAACACCATGTATTTTTGGCCCGTAGGCGATATTGTCGTAGATGGACATGGGGAAAGGATTTGGTTTCTGGAACACCATTCCCACATTCTTCCTGAGTTCAACTACATCTACGTCCTTGTCGTAAACATTCTTGTTATCAATGTTGATTTTTCCTTCAATGCGGCATCCTTTAACAAGGTCGTTCATTCGGTTAATGCAGCGTAGGAAAGTGGATTTGCCACAGCCGGACGGGCCTATCAGGGCAGTAACGCTGTTTTTAGGTATTTTCATGGACACATTATGAAGTGCCTGCTTCTGGCCATACCAGAGGTTAAGGTCTTCAATTTCAATGTCTTCGAAATCGTTAATTTCACTCATCAGTGATCCTCAGGTTTATTGAATAATTATCGATTCAGTTTTCGTCTGTAATGTCTTCGGATTGCGATTGCAAAGCTATTAACTCCCAGTACGATTATCAACAATACAAGGGCTGTACCATACTGTATCGGTCTTGTCTGGGCGATGTTTGTTCCAGATGTTGCCAGTACAAACAGGTGATATGGAAGTGCCATAAACTGTGAGAATACTGAATCCGGCAATCTCGGCAGGAAATAGGCTGCTCCCGTCAGAAGAATTGGTGCGGTTTCCCCGGCAACACGACCAATACTCAACACCGTTCCGGTTACGATTCCCGGAATTGCTGCCGGCAATACTACGTGGCGTATTGTCTTCCATTTTGTGATTCCAAGGGCAAGGGATGCTTCCCTGTATCCCATGGGCACTGTCAGGAGTGCTTCTTTGCTTGCTCTGATTATTACGGGCAGAATTAGTAATGCAAGTGTAAGGGATGCTGATAACAGGGATGGGCCAAAATCAAAATATTTGACAAACAGGGCAAGTCCGAAAAGACCGAAAACAACTGAAGGAGTTCCGGCAAGGTTGTTAATTGCCATTTCTATTGCCCAGGTTGATCGGCTTTCGGTTGCATATTCATTCAGGTATATTGCACACAGTACCCCCAATGGCACAGCAATTGCGATTGATAGTCCTACTAGGTACAGGGACCCGACAATTGCTGAATAAATACCGCCTTCTGTCATCCTGTTTTTAGGCATTTCCGTAAGGAAATCAATACTCAATACGCTGTATCCCTGCAGGATTATGTAAAGGAGAATTAATGTAACAAATATTGCTACAAGAATAGCTGCTGATCTTATTATTCCGAAAGCAATTTTTTCGGTGGTTTTTGAACTAATAGCCATCAAAGACCTCCTTTAAGCCTGTATTTTGTCTTAATCCTGTCAGCTATTAGATTGATGATGAATGTGATTATGAAAAGCACTGATCCCACTGCAAACAACGCGTGGAAGTGATCGCTACCCTGTGCAACTTCTCCCATTTCAAGGGCTATTGTTGCTGTCATTGTACGAACCGGATCAAACAGGCCCTCGGGGAATCCGGGGATAACTGCCATGTTTCCTGTGACCATGAGTACGGTCATTGTTTCGCCAATTGCTCTCCCTATTCCAAGAATTACTGCTGCTGATATTCCGGAAATAGCGGCAGGAAGTGTGACTCTGTAAATGGTCTGCCAGTGCGTACTTCCCAGTGCGAGGGAACCTTCCTTAAGTGAAAGAGGAACTGAATTAATTGCGTCTTCTGATATTGAAATAATGGTTGGCAGTGCCATCATTGCGAGCATTATTGATCCTGCAAGTGCAGTCTGTCCGGTAGGCAGATTCAATGCATCCTGAAGGATGGGTACAAGAACAACCAATCCGAAGAAACCGTACACAACTGATGGAATTCCTGCCAGGATTTCAATAAAAGGTTTCAGGAATTCTGATACTTTTGGGCTGGCAAGCTCCGCAATGTAAATTGCAGCTGCAACTCCTAAAGGTACAGCAATTATTATGGCTCCAAATGTTACCAGAAGTGAACCTAATAGTAACGGTAAAAGTCCGAATTTAGGTGGACTGGATGTTGGGAACCATCCTGTTCCGAAAAGGAATTCAGTAAAT
The window above is part of the Methanohalophilus levihalophilus genome. Proteins encoded here:
- a CDS encoding methanogenesis marker 9 domain-containing protein: MTDELFDIKSGYISFNNPIAIASMAGKTDSSFANSYGKNAGLVVLGGYNLDAATNEAAKKIKSRGREEFVSDEPLEFLRSEIENTEISGVAAFNLRTTSIEPLIEAANIIREAGGILELDAHCRQEEMIEIGAGEALMEDLPRLEEWIRLIKETGVVLSVKIRTNVVDDEELAKAIEDAGADILHVDAMKTGAGADLNAIRKIRDVTRLLLIGNNSIQDFSDAKEMFSRGADMVSMARAVVANPDVVPTMVELVSQYQRGIGWYNAPKHVCRGEGDLRGLTFCCLPVKPCAIHSKIKKLGFSPKEFADLKMEFVKGTPLEFGDSTCFGSLAWCCKISKPCFLRDGVLDVLDMSPAEYMRLKKEMADYILENSKNK
- the pstC gene encoding phosphate ABC transporter permease subunit PstC; its protein translation is MIHRRYKEKGIESGLFIASAVTVFALFLICFFLFRDGYLLFETFPFTEFLFGTGWFPTSSPPKFGLLPLLLGSLLVTFGAIIIAVPLGVAAAIYIAELASPKVSEFLKPFIEILAGIPSVVYGFFGLVVLVPILQDALNLPTGQTALAGSIMLAMMALPTIISISEDAINSVPLSLKEGSLALGSTHWQTIYRVTLPAAISGISAAVILGIGRAIGETMTVLMVTGNMAVIPGFPEGLFDPVRTMTATIALEMGEVAQGSDHFHALFAVGSVLFIITFIINLIADRIKTKYRLKGGL
- the phoU gene encoding phosphate signaling complex protein PhoU yields the protein MVREKYLTDLKHLKQNVIEMGHLSMQMIDDAQTALKNVDKELAGEIVMADEVVDNYEYKIEKRSADLLALQQPMAKDLRLIITSYKISIDLERMSDMAVDIAQIVRRMDDEIVFTYSDLDNIFTLCREMVANTIKAYEEGNVELARKTAESDDLVDQKFYKGWETLVRMMISNSAIIQNATDLMFVIRYLERIADHSCNICESIIYMHTGERVDLN
- the pstA gene encoding phosphate ABC transporter permease PstA, encoding MAISSKTTEKIAFGIIRSAAILVAIFVTLILLYIILQGYSVLSIDFLTEMPKNRMTEGGIYSAIVGSLYLVGLSIAIAVPLGVLCAIYLNEYATESRSTWAIEMAINNLAGTPSVVFGLFGLALFVKYFDFGPSLLSASLTLALLILPVIIRASKEALLTVPMGYREASLALGITKWKTIRHVVLPAAIPGIVTGTVLSIGRVAGETAPILLTGAAYFLPRLPDSVFSQFMALPYHLFVLATSGTNIAQTRPIQYGTALVLLIIVLGVNSFAIAIRRHYRRKLNR
- the pstB gene encoding phosphate ABC transporter ATP-binding protein PstB: MSEINDFEDIEIEDLNLWYGQKQALHNVSMKIPKNSVTALIGPSGCGKSTFLRCINRMNDLVKGCRIEGKINIDNKNVYDKDVDVVELRKNVGMVFQKPNPFPMSIYDNIAYGPKIHGVKKNNIGPIVEETLKGAALWEEVSDRLDTSALDLSGGQQQRLCIARTMAVKPEIILFDEPCSALDPISTNKIEDLILELKKDYTIVIVTHNMQQAARISDHTAYFLLGELIEFGKTKHIFENPQEKSTEDYITGRFG